Proteins encoded within one genomic window of Ctenopharyngodon idella isolate HZGC_01 chromosome 6, HZGC01, whole genome shotgun sequence:
- the ddx3xb gene encoding DEAD-box helicase 3 X-linked b isoform X3, with protein sequence MSHVAVENVHGLDQQLAALDLNSADVQGVTGRRYIPPHLRNKEASKNAGAYSSGRQSGYSVAPGRSYSPGGWDNGRSNGFVNGYHDGRDTRMNGGNGFAGRGPVRNDRGGRGGFRGKTSGSYNPIQPMPSAGFAYDNKDGGGWNTPKDNAYNSFGGRSDRGKSSFFNDRGSSSRGRYERGGFGGGGNSRWVEDSRDDEDWSKPLPPNERQEHELFSASNTGINFEKYDDIPVEATGHNCPQHIESFHDLEMGEIVMGNIALSRYTRPTPVQKYAIPIIKSKRDLMACAQTGSGKTAAFLLPVLSQIYTEGPGEALQAVKNSAQENGKYGRRKQYPIALVLAPTRELALQIYDEARKFAYRSHVRPCVVYGGADIGQQIRELERGCHLLVATPGRLVDMMERGKIGLDYCNYLVLDEADRMLDMGFEPQIRRIVEQDTMPPKGLRQTMMFSATFPKEIQILARDFLEEYIFLAVGRVGSTSENITQKVVWVEENDKRSFLLDLLNATVIPSEVQDNTGENVEKPGKESLTLVFVETKKGADALEDFLYREGYACTSIHGDRSQRDREEALHQFRSGRCPILVATAVAARGLDISNVKHVINFDLPSDIEEYVHRIGRTGRVGNLGLATSFFNDKNGNITKDLLDILVEAKQEVPSWLESLAYEHQHKSSTRGRSKRFSGGFGARDYRQTSSSTSSGGFGSRGGRSTGGHGGNRGFGGGGFGNFYSSDGYGGNYSQVDWWGN encoded by the exons ATGAGTCATGTGGCCGTCGAAAATGTACACGGTCTAGACCAGCAG CTCGCTGCCCTAGACTTGAACTCCGCTGATGTTCAAGGAGTCACTGGAA GACGTTACATTCCACCTCATTTAAGGAACAAAGAAGCTTCCAAAAATG CAGGAGCTTATTCCTCTGGTAGACAGAGCGGTTACTCAGTGGCACCAGGAAGGAGCT ATTCTCCTGGAGGATGGGATAACGGACGCAGCAATGGCTTCGTGAATGGCTACCATGATGGCCGTGACACCCGCATGAATGGAGGCAACGGTTTTGCTGGCCGCGGCCCCGTGCGCAATGACCGTGGAGGAAGAGGAGGCTTCAGGGGTAAAACCAGTGGCTCTTACAACCCCATCCAGCCAATGCCAAGTGCAG GGTTTGCTTATGACAACAAAGATGGAGGTGGGTGGAATACCCCAAAAGACAATGCCTACAACAGCTTTGGTGGACGCTCTGACAGGGGTAAATCATCTTTCTTCAATGACCGCGGATCCTCTTCCAGGGGGAG GTATGAGCGTGGCGGTTTTGGTGGCGGTGGAAACAGCCGATGGGTGGAGGACTCCAGGGATGATGAAGATTGGTCCAAACCGTTGCCTCCCAATGAGCGTCAGGAACA TGAGCTGTTCTCTGCAAGCAACACAGGGATtaactttgaaaaatatgaCGACATTCCTGTTGAAGCCACAGGCCACAACTGTCCACAACATATTGAGAGT TTCCATGATTTAGAGATGGGAGAGATCGTTATGGGTAACATAGCCCTGAGCCGCTACACACGGCCGACTCCTGTCCAGAAGTACGCTATTCCCATCATCAAGTCTAAGAGAGACCTGATGGCGTGCGCACAGACAG GTTCTGGTAAAACCGCAGCCTTCCTGTTGCCGGTGCTGAGCCAGATATACACTGAGGGACCAGGAGAGGCGCTGCAGGCTGTGAAGAACAGTGCACAG GAAAATGGGAAATATGGCCGCCGTAAGCAGTATCCCATTGCTCTGGTTTTAGCCCCAACAAGGGAACTGGCTCTCCAGATCTACGATGAGGCCAGGAAG TTTGCTTATCGCTCTCATGTGCGGCCCTGTGTGGTGTATGGAGGCGCTGATATTGGTCAGCAGATTCGTGAACTAGAGAGaggctgccatctgctggtggCCACGCCTGGGCGTCTGGTGGACATGATGGAGAGGGGCAAGATTGGCCTGGACTACTGCAA TTACTTGGTGCTGGATGAAGCCGACAGGATGTTGGACATGGGCTTTGAGCCACAGATTCGCCGTATTGTCGAGCAGGACACCATGCCCCCTAAAGGGCTTCGACAGACCATGATGTTCAGTGCCACCTTCCCCAAGGAGATCCAG ATCTTGGCTCGTGACTTCCTGGAGGAGTACATCTTCCTGGCTGTGGGCAGGGTTGGTTCCACCTCTGAGAACATCACCCAGAAGGTGGTGTGGGTTGAAGAAAATGACAAGAGGTCCTTCCTGCTTGACTTGCTCAATGCCACAG TTATTCCGAGTGAGGTTCAGGACAATACGGGGGAGAACGTAGAAAAACCTG GTAAAGAGTCTTTGACTTTGGTGTTTGTTGAGACCAAAAAGGGAGCTGATGCTCTTGAGGACTTCCTGTACCGCGAAGGCTATGCCTGCACCAGTATCCATGGCGACCGTTCTCAGAGAGACCGTGAGGAAGCCCTCCACCAGTTCCGTTCTGGAAGATGCCCCATCTTAGTTGCCACAGCT GTGGCTGCTCGTGGTCTGGACATCTCCAATGTAAAGCACGTCATTAACTTTGACCTGCCCAGTGACATTGAGGAGTACGTCCACCGCATTGGGCGTACGGGTCGTGTGGGCAACCTTG GTCTTGCGACATCATTCTTCAATGATAAGAATGGTAACATCACAAAGGACCTGCTGGACATCTTGGTGGAGGCCAAGCAGGAAGTACCATCCTGGCTGGAGAGCCTTGCCTATGAGCACCAGCACAAGAGTAGCACCCGTGGGCGCTCCAAGAG GTTTTCTGGTGGTTTTGGCGCCAGAGACTACCGTCAGACCAGTAGCAGCACTAGCAGCGGAGGCTTCGGAAGTCGCGGTGGCCGTAGCACCGGGGGCCATGGTGGAAACCGTGGATTTGGCGGTG GTGGCTTTGGTAACTTCTACAGCAGTGATGGCTATGGAGGAAACTATTCCCAGGTGGACTGGTGGGGAAACTAA
- the ddx3xb gene encoding DEAD-box helicase 3 X-linked b isoform X2 — translation MSHVAVENVHGLDQQLAALDLNSADVQGVTGRRYIPPHLRNKEASKNGAYSSGRQSGYSVAPGRSYSPGGWDNGRSNGFVNGYHDGRDTRMNGGNGFAGRGPVRNDRGGRGGFRGKTSGSYNPIQPMPSAGFAYDNKDGGGWNTPKDNAYNSFGGRSDRGKSSFFNDRGSSSRGRYERGGFGGGGNSRWVEDSRDDEDWSKPLPPNERQEHELFSASNTGINFEKYDDIPVEATGHNCPQHIESFHDLEMGEIVMGNIALSRYTRPTPVQKYAIPIIKSKRDLMACAQTGSGKTAAFLLPVLSQIYTEGPGEALQAVKNSAQENGKYGRRKQYPIALVLAPTRELALQIYDEARKFAYRSHVRPCVVYGGADIGQQIRELERGCHLLVATPGRLVDMMERGKIGLDYCNYLVLDEADRMLDMGFEPQIRRIVEQDTMPPKGLRQTMMFSATFPKEIQILARDFLEEYIFLAVGRVGSTSENITQKVVWVEENDKRSFLLDLLNATVIPSEVQDNTGENVEKPGKESLTLVFVETKKGADALEDFLYREGYACTSIHGDRSQRDREEALHQFRSGRCPILVATAVAARGLDISNVKHVINFDLPSDIEEYVHRIGRTGRVGNLGLATSFFNDKNGNITKDLLDILVEAKQEVPSWLESLAYEHQHKSSTRGRSKRFSGGFGARDYRQTSSSTSSGGFGSRGGRSTGGHGGNRGFGGGKGGFGNFYSSDGYGGNYSQVDWWGN, via the exons ATGAGTCATGTGGCCGTCGAAAATGTACACGGTCTAGACCAGCAG CTCGCTGCCCTAGACTTGAACTCCGCTGATGTTCAAGGAGTCACTGGAA GACGTTACATTCCACCTCATTTAAGGAACAAAGAAGCTTCCAAAAATG GAGCTTATTCCTCTGGTAGACAGAGCGGTTACTCAGTGGCACCAGGAAGGAGCT ATTCTCCTGGAGGATGGGATAACGGACGCAGCAATGGCTTCGTGAATGGCTACCATGATGGCCGTGACACCCGCATGAATGGAGGCAACGGTTTTGCTGGCCGCGGCCCCGTGCGCAATGACCGTGGAGGAAGAGGAGGCTTCAGGGGTAAAACCAGTGGCTCTTACAACCCCATCCAGCCAATGCCAAGTGCAG GGTTTGCTTATGACAACAAAGATGGAGGTGGGTGGAATACCCCAAAAGACAATGCCTACAACAGCTTTGGTGGACGCTCTGACAGGGGTAAATCATCTTTCTTCAATGACCGCGGATCCTCTTCCAGGGGGAG GTATGAGCGTGGCGGTTTTGGTGGCGGTGGAAACAGCCGATGGGTGGAGGACTCCAGGGATGATGAAGATTGGTCCAAACCGTTGCCTCCCAATGAGCGTCAGGAACA TGAGCTGTTCTCTGCAAGCAACACAGGGATtaactttgaaaaatatgaCGACATTCCTGTTGAAGCCACAGGCCACAACTGTCCACAACATATTGAGAGT TTCCATGATTTAGAGATGGGAGAGATCGTTATGGGTAACATAGCCCTGAGCCGCTACACACGGCCGACTCCTGTCCAGAAGTACGCTATTCCCATCATCAAGTCTAAGAGAGACCTGATGGCGTGCGCACAGACAG GTTCTGGTAAAACCGCAGCCTTCCTGTTGCCGGTGCTGAGCCAGATATACACTGAGGGACCAGGAGAGGCGCTGCAGGCTGTGAAGAACAGTGCACAG GAAAATGGGAAATATGGCCGCCGTAAGCAGTATCCCATTGCTCTGGTTTTAGCCCCAACAAGGGAACTGGCTCTCCAGATCTACGATGAGGCCAGGAAG TTTGCTTATCGCTCTCATGTGCGGCCCTGTGTGGTGTATGGAGGCGCTGATATTGGTCAGCAGATTCGTGAACTAGAGAGaggctgccatctgctggtggCCACGCCTGGGCGTCTGGTGGACATGATGGAGAGGGGCAAGATTGGCCTGGACTACTGCAA TTACTTGGTGCTGGATGAAGCCGACAGGATGTTGGACATGGGCTTTGAGCCACAGATTCGCCGTATTGTCGAGCAGGACACCATGCCCCCTAAAGGGCTTCGACAGACCATGATGTTCAGTGCCACCTTCCCCAAGGAGATCCAG ATCTTGGCTCGTGACTTCCTGGAGGAGTACATCTTCCTGGCTGTGGGCAGGGTTGGTTCCACCTCTGAGAACATCACCCAGAAGGTGGTGTGGGTTGAAGAAAATGACAAGAGGTCCTTCCTGCTTGACTTGCTCAATGCCACAG TTATTCCGAGTGAGGTTCAGGACAATACGGGGGAGAACGTAGAAAAACCTG GTAAAGAGTCTTTGACTTTGGTGTTTGTTGAGACCAAAAAGGGAGCTGATGCTCTTGAGGACTTCCTGTACCGCGAAGGCTATGCCTGCACCAGTATCCATGGCGACCGTTCTCAGAGAGACCGTGAGGAAGCCCTCCACCAGTTCCGTTCTGGAAGATGCCCCATCTTAGTTGCCACAGCT GTGGCTGCTCGTGGTCTGGACATCTCCAATGTAAAGCACGTCATTAACTTTGACCTGCCCAGTGACATTGAGGAGTACGTCCACCGCATTGGGCGTACGGGTCGTGTGGGCAACCTTG GTCTTGCGACATCATTCTTCAATGATAAGAATGGTAACATCACAAAGGACCTGCTGGACATCTTGGTGGAGGCCAAGCAGGAAGTACCATCCTGGCTGGAGAGCCTTGCCTATGAGCACCAGCACAAGAGTAGCACCCGTGGGCGCTCCAAGAG GTTTTCTGGTGGTTTTGGCGCCAGAGACTACCGTCAGACCAGTAGCAGCACTAGCAGCGGAGGCTTCGGAAGTCGCGGTGGCCGTAGCACCGGGGGCCATGGTGGAAACCGTGGATTTGGCGGTGGTAAGG GTGGCTTTGGTAACTTCTACAGCAGTGATGGCTATGGAGGAAACTATTCCCAGGTGGACTGGTGGGGAAACTAA
- the ddx3xb gene encoding DEAD-box helicase 3 X-linked b isoform X6, with product MSHVAVENVHGLDQQLAALDLNSADVQGVTGRRYIPPHLRNKEASKNDSPGGWDNGRSNGFVNGYHDGRDTRMNGGNGFAGRGPVRNDRGGRGGFRGKTSGSYNPIQPMPSAGFAYDNKDGGGWNTPKDNAYNSFGGRSDRGKSSFFNDRGSSSRGRYERGGFGGGGNSRWVEDSRDDEDWSKPLPPNERQEHELFSASNTGINFEKYDDIPVEATGHNCPQHIESFHDLEMGEIVMGNIALSRYTRPTPVQKYAIPIIKSKRDLMACAQTGSGKTAAFLLPVLSQIYTEGPGEALQAVKNSAQENGKYGRRKQYPIALVLAPTRELALQIYDEARKFAYRSHVRPCVVYGGADIGQQIRELERGCHLLVATPGRLVDMMERGKIGLDYCNYLVLDEADRMLDMGFEPQIRRIVEQDTMPPKGLRQTMMFSATFPKEIQILARDFLEEYIFLAVGRVGSTSENITQKVVWVEENDKRSFLLDLLNATVIPSEVQDNTGENVEKPGKESLTLVFVETKKGADALEDFLYREGYACTSIHGDRSQRDREEALHQFRSGRCPILVATAVAARGLDISNVKHVINFDLPSDIEEYVHRIGRTGRVGNLGLATSFFNDKNGNITKDLLDILVEAKQEVPSWLESLAYEHQHKSSTRGRSKRFSGGFGARDYRQTSSSTSSGGFGSRGGRSTGGHGGNRGFGGGKGGFGNFYSSDGYGGNYSQVDWWGN from the exons ATGAGTCATGTGGCCGTCGAAAATGTACACGGTCTAGACCAGCAG CTCGCTGCCCTAGACTTGAACTCCGCTGATGTTCAAGGAGTCACTGGAA GACGTTACATTCCACCTCATTTAAGGAACAAAGAAGCTTCCAAAAATG ATTCTCCTGGAGGATGGGATAACGGACGCAGCAATGGCTTCGTGAATGGCTACCATGATGGCCGTGACACCCGCATGAATGGAGGCAACGGTTTTGCTGGCCGCGGCCCCGTGCGCAATGACCGTGGAGGAAGAGGAGGCTTCAGGGGTAAAACCAGTGGCTCTTACAACCCCATCCAGCCAATGCCAAGTGCAG GGTTTGCTTATGACAACAAAGATGGAGGTGGGTGGAATACCCCAAAAGACAATGCCTACAACAGCTTTGGTGGACGCTCTGACAGGGGTAAATCATCTTTCTTCAATGACCGCGGATCCTCTTCCAGGGGGAG GTATGAGCGTGGCGGTTTTGGTGGCGGTGGAAACAGCCGATGGGTGGAGGACTCCAGGGATGATGAAGATTGGTCCAAACCGTTGCCTCCCAATGAGCGTCAGGAACA TGAGCTGTTCTCTGCAAGCAACACAGGGATtaactttgaaaaatatgaCGACATTCCTGTTGAAGCCACAGGCCACAACTGTCCACAACATATTGAGAGT TTCCATGATTTAGAGATGGGAGAGATCGTTATGGGTAACATAGCCCTGAGCCGCTACACACGGCCGACTCCTGTCCAGAAGTACGCTATTCCCATCATCAAGTCTAAGAGAGACCTGATGGCGTGCGCACAGACAG GTTCTGGTAAAACCGCAGCCTTCCTGTTGCCGGTGCTGAGCCAGATATACACTGAGGGACCAGGAGAGGCGCTGCAGGCTGTGAAGAACAGTGCACAG GAAAATGGGAAATATGGCCGCCGTAAGCAGTATCCCATTGCTCTGGTTTTAGCCCCAACAAGGGAACTGGCTCTCCAGATCTACGATGAGGCCAGGAAG TTTGCTTATCGCTCTCATGTGCGGCCCTGTGTGGTGTATGGAGGCGCTGATATTGGTCAGCAGATTCGTGAACTAGAGAGaggctgccatctgctggtggCCACGCCTGGGCGTCTGGTGGACATGATGGAGAGGGGCAAGATTGGCCTGGACTACTGCAA TTACTTGGTGCTGGATGAAGCCGACAGGATGTTGGACATGGGCTTTGAGCCACAGATTCGCCGTATTGTCGAGCAGGACACCATGCCCCCTAAAGGGCTTCGACAGACCATGATGTTCAGTGCCACCTTCCCCAAGGAGATCCAG ATCTTGGCTCGTGACTTCCTGGAGGAGTACATCTTCCTGGCTGTGGGCAGGGTTGGTTCCACCTCTGAGAACATCACCCAGAAGGTGGTGTGGGTTGAAGAAAATGACAAGAGGTCCTTCCTGCTTGACTTGCTCAATGCCACAG TTATTCCGAGTGAGGTTCAGGACAATACGGGGGAGAACGTAGAAAAACCTG GTAAAGAGTCTTTGACTTTGGTGTTTGTTGAGACCAAAAAGGGAGCTGATGCTCTTGAGGACTTCCTGTACCGCGAAGGCTATGCCTGCACCAGTATCCATGGCGACCGTTCTCAGAGAGACCGTGAGGAAGCCCTCCACCAGTTCCGTTCTGGAAGATGCCCCATCTTAGTTGCCACAGCT GTGGCTGCTCGTGGTCTGGACATCTCCAATGTAAAGCACGTCATTAACTTTGACCTGCCCAGTGACATTGAGGAGTACGTCCACCGCATTGGGCGTACGGGTCGTGTGGGCAACCTTG GTCTTGCGACATCATTCTTCAATGATAAGAATGGTAACATCACAAAGGACCTGCTGGACATCTTGGTGGAGGCCAAGCAGGAAGTACCATCCTGGCTGGAGAGCCTTGCCTATGAGCACCAGCACAAGAGTAGCACCCGTGGGCGCTCCAAGAG GTTTTCTGGTGGTTTTGGCGCCAGAGACTACCGTCAGACCAGTAGCAGCACTAGCAGCGGAGGCTTCGGAAGTCGCGGTGGCCGTAGCACCGGGGGCCATGGTGGAAACCGTGGATTTGGCGGTGGTAAGG GTGGCTTTGGTAACTTCTACAGCAGTGATGGCTATGGAGGAAACTATTCCCAGGTGGACTGGTGGGGAAACTAA
- the ddx3xb gene encoding DEAD-box helicase 3 X-linked b isoform X4: MSHVAVENVHGLDQQLAALDLNSADVQGVTGRRYIPPHLRNKEASKNAGAYSSGRQSGYSVAPGRSYSPGGWDNGRSNGFVNGYHDGRDTRMNGGNGFAGRGPVRNDRGGRGGFRGFAYDNKDGGGWNTPKDNAYNSFGGRSDRGKSSFFNDRGSSSRGRYERGGFGGGGNSRWVEDSRDDEDWSKPLPPNERQEHELFSASNTGINFEKYDDIPVEATGHNCPQHIESFHDLEMGEIVMGNIALSRYTRPTPVQKYAIPIIKSKRDLMACAQTGSGKTAAFLLPVLSQIYTEGPGEALQAVKNSAQENGKYGRRKQYPIALVLAPTRELALQIYDEARKFAYRSHVRPCVVYGGADIGQQIRELERGCHLLVATPGRLVDMMERGKIGLDYCNYLVLDEADRMLDMGFEPQIRRIVEQDTMPPKGLRQTMMFSATFPKEIQILARDFLEEYIFLAVGRVGSTSENITQKVVWVEENDKRSFLLDLLNATVIPSEVQDNTGENVEKPGKESLTLVFVETKKGADALEDFLYREGYACTSIHGDRSQRDREEALHQFRSGRCPILVATAVAARGLDISNVKHVINFDLPSDIEEYVHRIGRTGRVGNLGLATSFFNDKNGNITKDLLDILVEAKQEVPSWLESLAYEHQHKSSTRGRSKRFSGGFGARDYRQTSSSTSSGGFGSRGGRSTGGHGGNRGFGGGKGGFGNFYSSDGYGGNYSQVDWWGN; encoded by the exons ATGAGTCATGTGGCCGTCGAAAATGTACACGGTCTAGACCAGCAG CTCGCTGCCCTAGACTTGAACTCCGCTGATGTTCAAGGAGTCACTGGAA GACGTTACATTCCACCTCATTTAAGGAACAAAGAAGCTTCCAAAAATG CAGGAGCTTATTCCTCTGGTAGACAGAGCGGTTACTCAGTGGCACCAGGAAGGAGCT ATTCTCCTGGAGGATGGGATAACGGACGCAGCAATGGCTTCGTGAATGGCTACCATGATGGCCGTGACACCCGCATGAATGGAGGCAACGGTTTTGCTGGCCGCGGCCCCGTGCGCAATGACCGTGGAGGAAGAGGAGGCTTCAGGG GGTTTGCTTATGACAACAAAGATGGAGGTGGGTGGAATACCCCAAAAGACAATGCCTACAACAGCTTTGGTGGACGCTCTGACAGGGGTAAATCATCTTTCTTCAATGACCGCGGATCCTCTTCCAGGGGGAG GTATGAGCGTGGCGGTTTTGGTGGCGGTGGAAACAGCCGATGGGTGGAGGACTCCAGGGATGATGAAGATTGGTCCAAACCGTTGCCTCCCAATGAGCGTCAGGAACA TGAGCTGTTCTCTGCAAGCAACACAGGGATtaactttgaaaaatatgaCGACATTCCTGTTGAAGCCACAGGCCACAACTGTCCACAACATATTGAGAGT TTCCATGATTTAGAGATGGGAGAGATCGTTATGGGTAACATAGCCCTGAGCCGCTACACACGGCCGACTCCTGTCCAGAAGTACGCTATTCCCATCATCAAGTCTAAGAGAGACCTGATGGCGTGCGCACAGACAG GTTCTGGTAAAACCGCAGCCTTCCTGTTGCCGGTGCTGAGCCAGATATACACTGAGGGACCAGGAGAGGCGCTGCAGGCTGTGAAGAACAGTGCACAG GAAAATGGGAAATATGGCCGCCGTAAGCAGTATCCCATTGCTCTGGTTTTAGCCCCAACAAGGGAACTGGCTCTCCAGATCTACGATGAGGCCAGGAAG TTTGCTTATCGCTCTCATGTGCGGCCCTGTGTGGTGTATGGAGGCGCTGATATTGGTCAGCAGATTCGTGAACTAGAGAGaggctgccatctgctggtggCCACGCCTGGGCGTCTGGTGGACATGATGGAGAGGGGCAAGATTGGCCTGGACTACTGCAA TTACTTGGTGCTGGATGAAGCCGACAGGATGTTGGACATGGGCTTTGAGCCACAGATTCGCCGTATTGTCGAGCAGGACACCATGCCCCCTAAAGGGCTTCGACAGACCATGATGTTCAGTGCCACCTTCCCCAAGGAGATCCAG ATCTTGGCTCGTGACTTCCTGGAGGAGTACATCTTCCTGGCTGTGGGCAGGGTTGGTTCCACCTCTGAGAACATCACCCAGAAGGTGGTGTGGGTTGAAGAAAATGACAAGAGGTCCTTCCTGCTTGACTTGCTCAATGCCACAG TTATTCCGAGTGAGGTTCAGGACAATACGGGGGAGAACGTAGAAAAACCTG GTAAAGAGTCTTTGACTTTGGTGTTTGTTGAGACCAAAAAGGGAGCTGATGCTCTTGAGGACTTCCTGTACCGCGAAGGCTATGCCTGCACCAGTATCCATGGCGACCGTTCTCAGAGAGACCGTGAGGAAGCCCTCCACCAGTTCCGTTCTGGAAGATGCCCCATCTTAGTTGCCACAGCT GTGGCTGCTCGTGGTCTGGACATCTCCAATGTAAAGCACGTCATTAACTTTGACCTGCCCAGTGACATTGAGGAGTACGTCCACCGCATTGGGCGTACGGGTCGTGTGGGCAACCTTG GTCTTGCGACATCATTCTTCAATGATAAGAATGGTAACATCACAAAGGACCTGCTGGACATCTTGGTGGAGGCCAAGCAGGAAGTACCATCCTGGCTGGAGAGCCTTGCCTATGAGCACCAGCACAAGAGTAGCACCCGTGGGCGCTCCAAGAG GTTTTCTGGTGGTTTTGGCGCCAGAGACTACCGTCAGACCAGTAGCAGCACTAGCAGCGGAGGCTTCGGAAGTCGCGGTGGCCGTAGCACCGGGGGCCATGGTGGAAACCGTGGATTTGGCGGTGGTAAGG GTGGCTTTGGTAACTTCTACAGCAGTGATGGCTATGGAGGAAACTATTCCCAGGTGGACTGGTGGGGAAACTAA
- the ddx3xb gene encoding DEAD-box helicase 3 X-linked b isoform X8, with protein sequence MSHVAVENVHGLDQQLAALDLNSADVQGVTGRRYIPPHLRNKEASKNDSPGGWDNGRSNGFVNGYHDGRDTRMNGGNGFAGRGPVRNDRGGRGGFRGFAYDNKDGGGWNTPKDNAYNSFGGRSDRGKSSFFNDRGSSSRGRYERGGFGGGGNSRWVEDSRDDEDWSKPLPPNERQEHELFSASNTGINFEKYDDIPVEATGHNCPQHIESFHDLEMGEIVMGNIALSRYTRPTPVQKYAIPIIKSKRDLMACAQTGSGKTAAFLLPVLSQIYTEGPGEALQAVKNSAQENGKYGRRKQYPIALVLAPTRELALQIYDEARKFAYRSHVRPCVVYGGADIGQQIRELERGCHLLVATPGRLVDMMERGKIGLDYCNYLVLDEADRMLDMGFEPQIRRIVEQDTMPPKGLRQTMMFSATFPKEIQILARDFLEEYIFLAVGRVGSTSENITQKVVWVEENDKRSFLLDLLNATVIPSEVQDNTGENVEKPGKESLTLVFVETKKGADALEDFLYREGYACTSIHGDRSQRDREEALHQFRSGRCPILVATAVAARGLDISNVKHVINFDLPSDIEEYVHRIGRTGRVGNLGLATSFFNDKNGNITKDLLDILVEAKQEVPSWLESLAYEHQHKSSTRGRSKRFSGGFGARDYRQTSSSTSSGGFGSRGGRSTGGHGGNRGFGGGKGGFGNFYSSDGYGGNYSQVDWWGN encoded by the exons ATGAGTCATGTGGCCGTCGAAAATGTACACGGTCTAGACCAGCAG CTCGCTGCCCTAGACTTGAACTCCGCTGATGTTCAAGGAGTCACTGGAA GACGTTACATTCCACCTCATTTAAGGAACAAAGAAGCTTCCAAAAATG ATTCTCCTGGAGGATGGGATAACGGACGCAGCAATGGCTTCGTGAATGGCTACCATGATGGCCGTGACACCCGCATGAATGGAGGCAACGGTTTTGCTGGCCGCGGCCCCGTGCGCAATGACCGTGGAGGAAGAGGAGGCTTCAGGG GGTTTGCTTATGACAACAAAGATGGAGGTGGGTGGAATACCCCAAAAGACAATGCCTACAACAGCTTTGGTGGACGCTCTGACAGGGGTAAATCATCTTTCTTCAATGACCGCGGATCCTCTTCCAGGGGGAG GTATGAGCGTGGCGGTTTTGGTGGCGGTGGAAACAGCCGATGGGTGGAGGACTCCAGGGATGATGAAGATTGGTCCAAACCGTTGCCTCCCAATGAGCGTCAGGAACA TGAGCTGTTCTCTGCAAGCAACACAGGGATtaactttgaaaaatatgaCGACATTCCTGTTGAAGCCACAGGCCACAACTGTCCACAACATATTGAGAGT TTCCATGATTTAGAGATGGGAGAGATCGTTATGGGTAACATAGCCCTGAGCCGCTACACACGGCCGACTCCTGTCCAGAAGTACGCTATTCCCATCATCAAGTCTAAGAGAGACCTGATGGCGTGCGCACAGACAG GTTCTGGTAAAACCGCAGCCTTCCTGTTGCCGGTGCTGAGCCAGATATACACTGAGGGACCAGGAGAGGCGCTGCAGGCTGTGAAGAACAGTGCACAG GAAAATGGGAAATATGGCCGCCGTAAGCAGTATCCCATTGCTCTGGTTTTAGCCCCAACAAGGGAACTGGCTCTCCAGATCTACGATGAGGCCAGGAAG TTTGCTTATCGCTCTCATGTGCGGCCCTGTGTGGTGTATGGAGGCGCTGATATTGGTCAGCAGATTCGTGAACTAGAGAGaggctgccatctgctggtggCCACGCCTGGGCGTCTGGTGGACATGATGGAGAGGGGCAAGATTGGCCTGGACTACTGCAA TTACTTGGTGCTGGATGAAGCCGACAGGATGTTGGACATGGGCTTTGAGCCACAGATTCGCCGTATTGTCGAGCAGGACACCATGCCCCCTAAAGGGCTTCGACAGACCATGATGTTCAGTGCCACCTTCCCCAAGGAGATCCAG ATCTTGGCTCGTGACTTCCTGGAGGAGTACATCTTCCTGGCTGTGGGCAGGGTTGGTTCCACCTCTGAGAACATCACCCAGAAGGTGGTGTGGGTTGAAGAAAATGACAAGAGGTCCTTCCTGCTTGACTTGCTCAATGCCACAG TTATTCCGAGTGAGGTTCAGGACAATACGGGGGAGAACGTAGAAAAACCTG GTAAAGAGTCTTTGACTTTGGTGTTTGTTGAGACCAAAAAGGGAGCTGATGCTCTTGAGGACTTCCTGTACCGCGAAGGCTATGCCTGCACCAGTATCCATGGCGACCGTTCTCAGAGAGACCGTGAGGAAGCCCTCCACCAGTTCCGTTCTGGAAGATGCCCCATCTTAGTTGCCACAGCT GTGGCTGCTCGTGGTCTGGACATCTCCAATGTAAAGCACGTCATTAACTTTGACCTGCCCAGTGACATTGAGGAGTACGTCCACCGCATTGGGCGTACGGGTCGTGTGGGCAACCTTG GTCTTGCGACATCATTCTTCAATGATAAGAATGGTAACATCACAAAGGACCTGCTGGACATCTTGGTGGAGGCCAAGCAGGAAGTACCATCCTGGCTGGAGAGCCTTGCCTATGAGCACCAGCACAAGAGTAGCACCCGTGGGCGCTCCAAGAG GTTTTCTGGTGGTTTTGGCGCCAGAGACTACCGTCAGACCAGTAGCAGCACTAGCAGCGGAGGCTTCGGAAGTCGCGGTGGCCGTAGCACCGGGGGCCATGGTGGAAACCGTGGATTTGGCGGTGGTAAGG GTGGCTTTGGTAACTTCTACAGCAGTGATGGCTATGGAGGAAACTATTCCCAGGTGGACTGGTGGGGAAACTAA